In Ipomoea triloba cultivar NCNSP0323 chromosome 7, ASM357664v1, a single genomic region encodes these proteins:
- the LOC116024247 gene encoding putative F-box protein At5g62660, producing the protein MNNPSTSSTSITSLPQEILLKILTGLPAKSAVRFRCTSKFFYSFIPDPRFEFRILVSLPSELNLYSVSYREDSHGNLQADTAQRLDVRGLVCSADGKMCLLSPESGGDAVLNLSTGRRICLPRIGRPAGHAALSSSSCVYSNAFLGFDSVSKRYKVFKSAVYYDYDCLRVLNRLWVLTVGVDKSWREIDSTIIESTTAVVHIHGIIYLIHEPMIEHLTRRTVLSRNLFHSSSTDPKIVAMDVATERFITPQKACRVPKPWPDRIDIWRLERSMEWEKQTVVLPLEEREVIGEATSIRYTANSMGEIVFLIHSKKVMSPLVLVYSFGREVWRRDVIELSLAP; encoded by the exons ATGAATAACCCTTCAACTTCTTCTACTTCTATAACCTCTCTTCCACAAGAGATTCTTCTCAAAATTCTCACTGGTCTTCCTGCAAAATCCGCAGTGCGATTCAGATGCACCTCCAAATTCTTCTATTCCTTCATACCCGACCCAAGATTCGAGTTCAGAATCCTCGTCTCTCTCCCATCCGAATTAAATTTATACTCCGTGAGTTACCGTGAAGACAGCCATGGAAACCTCCAAGCCGACACTGCCCAGCGTTTGGATGTACGAGGTTTAGTATGTTCCGCAGATGGCAAGATGTGTCTGCTCAGCCCCGAATCGGGAGGCGACGCCGTCTTGAACCTTAGTACCGGACGGCGTATTTGTCTGCCAAGGATTGGTCGGCCGGCCGGCCATGCGGCGTTGTCTTCCAGCTCATGTGTCTACTCTAATGCGTTCTTGGGGTTTGACTCGGTTTCGAAGAGGTACAAGGTTTTCAAGTCGGCTGtgtattatgattatgattgcttgcGGGTGTTGAATCGGCTGTGGGTTTTAACTGTGGGAGTGGATAAGTCATGGAGGGAGATAGACTCCACCATTATTGAATCCACCACTGCTGTAGTCCATATTCATGGGATTATCTATTTAATTCATGAACCAATGATAGAACATTTGACTCGACGCACTGTGTTGTCTAGGAATTTGTTTCATTCCTCGAGTACTGACCCAAAGATAGTTGCAATGGATGTTGCAACGGAGCGTTTTATCAC CCCTCAAAAGGCTTGTAGAGTCCCCAAACCCTGGCCCGACAGGATAGATATATGGAGGTTGGAAAGGTCAATGGAGTGGGAGAAGCAGACGGTGGTTTTGCCCTTGGAGGAGAGGGAGGTGATTGGAGAAGCTACTTCCATTAGGTATACTGCCAATAGTATGGGGGAGATTGTGTTCTTGATTCATAGTAAGAAGGTGATGTCTcctttagttttagtttattcatTTGGAAGAGAAGTTTGGAGAAG GGATGTGATTGAGTTAAGCCTAGCTCCATGA